From Schistocerca gregaria isolate iqSchGreg1 unplaced genomic scaffold, iqSchGreg1.2 ptg001463l, whole genome shotgun sequence, one genomic window encodes:
- the LOC126332481 gene encoding serine/arginine repetitive matrix protein 1-like, with amino-acid sequence MSLREVALPAKGVADRRPSGPAQATELIPVAAPSGPPLMTNRLTTTDHDRNDSSDSDVLSRDRVFILMNKLAHGGSYPGRKDDEATILAFCHIRKGATLPYTRQQVSGVPPRAPPVELRESAVPAVAASAGVAPLASTTEEVDVPPAAPLVPKTREEPVATLAAAAEMQDIDLPDANLAEAIAESERRDTDSDAARAPRKRRAMTHDDSDTPSQTSDTARPRKKASRASRPSTTESGTTIAGSSASAASPRPTKTRRPTRPPATSRQPDEDGFVAPPRRRTARAAALQQPTPLPTANAFAGASVDATEDGAAPPVSAQKKPPPIVIQWAGGYKEFQQKLDRAATSATVKTAGRDLYKVTVSSNEEYRAVMDTISRDGLPGRNHRSGGAAPSRKVHPSTSFAAATKGGPSAATARRSELAAGETRQPAAPSPASPGGEANPPPTQSARVAAPRRRRRRAGRATHAAARWNADDTLPQQTTAPRATPQPAADAPRQSSATELPQPASPVAEAPPAANAAPSATDAAEL; translated from the exons atgtcgttgagagaggttgctttacctgcgaagggtgtggcggatcgccgcccgtcggggccagctcaggcgactgagctgatcccggtggcggccccatccggccccccacttatgacgaaccggcttaCGACAACTGACCACGACAGGAATGACTCTTCGGATTCTGATGTGCTCTCTCGTGATCGAGTGTTCATTCTTATGAACAAACTCGCTCACGGGGGTTCCTACCCGGGTCGAAAGGACGACGAGGCGACTATACTCGCCTTCTGTCACATTCGGAAGGGTGCCACTCTGCCGTACACGAGGCAGCAAGTGTCGGGTGTGCCACCGAGAGCCCCGCCGGTTGAATTGCGCGAGTCTGCGGTCCCGGCGGTGGCGGCCTCGGCGGGAGTTGCGCCGCTGGCCTCGACCACTGAAGAGGTCGATGTGCCCCCGGCTGCACCCCTGGTCCCCAAGACACGAGAAGAGCCCGTGGCTACGCTAGCTGCGGCCGCCGAGATGCAGGATATCGACCTGCCTGACGCTAATTTGGCTGAGGCCATAGCCGAGTCAGAGCGCCGTGACACTGACTCTGACGCTGCCCGTGCGCCCAGAAAGCGCCGGGCTATGACGCATGACGACTCCGACACTCCCTCTCAGACGTCCGACACAGCGAGGCCGCGGAAGAAGGCCTCGAGGGCTTCCCGCCCTTCCACCACGGAGTCTGGGACGACTATCGCGGGCTCCTCCGCGAGCGCCGCCTCGCCGAGACCGACGAAGACGCGGCGGCCCACTCGTCCACCTGCCACCTCCCGGCAGCCGGATGAGGATGGTTTTGTCGCCCCTCCCAGGCGGCGCACTGCCAGGGCTGCTGCGCTGCAGCAACCGACGCCGCTGCCGACCGCCAACGCGTTCGCAGGGGCCAGTGTGGACGCGACTGAAGATGGTGCCGCGCCTCCTGTGTCGGCCCAAAAGAAGCCCCCGCCCATCGTCATCCAATGGGCGGGCGGGTACAAGGAGTTCCAGCAAAAACTAGACAGGGCGGCTACGTCCGCCACTGTCAAGACTGCTGGCCGTGACCTCTACAAGGTCACGGTGTCCTCCAACGAGGAGTACCGCGCGGTGATGGACACCATCTCCAGAGATGGCCTCCC GGGCCGAAACCACCGGAGCGGAGGGGCTGCTCCTTCTCGTAAGGTGCACCCGTCCACCAGCTTTGCTGCCGCCACCAAGGGCGGACCATCAGCCGCCACCGCCAGGCGTTCGGAACTGGCGGCGGGCGAGACGAGGCAACCGGCCGCGCCGTCCCCGGCTTCGCCCGGGGGGGAGGCCAACCCACCACCCACGCAGAGCGCGCGGGTTGCCGCCccgcgcaggcgtcgccggcgcgcGGGCCGGGCCACCCATGCCGCTGCACGCTGGAATGCCGATGACACACTGCCACAACAGACGACGGCACCTCGTGCTACGCCGCAACCGGCTGCCGACGCTCCGCGGCAGTCGTCTGCTACGGAGTTGCCGCAACCGGCCTCCCCAGTGGCGGAGGCCCCCCCAGCGGCCAACGCCGCCCCCTCGGCCACCGATGCAGCCGAGCTCC